One genomic region from Magallana gigas chromosome 3, xbMagGiga1.1, whole genome shotgun sequence encodes:
- the LOC105337710 gene encoding uncharacterized protein, giving the protein MATSSKRLKTDEGPSPLTLFIMEDLLVRRYANGGMFGTGFALSSASSFKTVISIVVNEKHLQTIREGMSFILLKFATLQDGTVKIGQNTVVMHTKRPSTMDENVVRKFTNPPMVDELGRIASLDNKMRVSVKGEVSNVSGIIETNETKRKIVTLSDGNATVDVKLWGELASLRIFSGSVVEISCVHVDLYQGRRSLNSSASTKVKNIDVEDEFSGVIDGVSFDESNTSILINDEMLSCSTEQLSDIFPGGVFAENKHVKGRKRRSVITVLEEDVVAMVAEDVDKMVAVGGEDKLPEDELLGEDKEEKDIDNEAEVVTEDIDNLLFK; this is encoded by the exons GGACCGTCACCACTGACACTGTTCATTATGGAAGATTTGTTAGTGAGGAGATATGCCAATGGTGGGATGTTTGGAACTGGTTTTGCCCTGTCATCTGCGTCTTCGTTCAAGACCGTCATTTCAATAGTGGTAAATGAGAAGCATTTGCAAACCATTAGGGAAGGGATGAGCTTCATTTTGTTGAAGTTCGCCACGCTGCAAGATGGTACAGTAAAGATCGGGCAAAACACTGTG GTTATGCACACTAAGAGACCCTCCACCATGGACGAAAATGTTGTGAGGAAGTTTACAAATCCACCAATGGTGGATGAGCTGGGGAGGATTGCGTCACTGGACAACAAAATGAGGGTGTCAGTAAAAGGAGAAGTGTCTAAT GTATCGGGCATCATTGAgacaaatgaaacaaaaagaaaGATTGTCACTCTATCTGACGGTAATGCAACAGTGGACGTTAAATTATGGGGAGAGCTGGCATCCTTAAGGATTTTCAGTGGTTCCGTTGTGGAGATCTCCTGCGTGCACGTGGATTTATACCAGGGCAGGAGATCATTAAACTCATCTGCGAGCACAAAAGTTAAG AACATTGACGTTGAAGATGAGTTTTCCGGAGTCATTGATGGTGTTTCTTTTGACGA gtcaaacacatcaattttgataaatgatGAGATGCTTTCCTGCTCAACGGAGCAGCTGAGTGACATTTTCCCAGGTGGAGTTTTTGCCGAAAACAAACATGTGAAGGGAAGGAAGAGGAGGAGTGTAATTACAGTTCT gGAAGAAGATGTCGTAGCCATGGTAGCTGAAGATGTTGATAAGATGGTAGCAGTTGGTGGTGAAGACAAATTACCAGAGGATGAGTTACTTGGTGAGGATAAGGAAGAGAAAGACATTGATAATGAAGCAGAGGTAGTTACTGAGGACATTGACAATTTACTTTTCAAGTAA
- the LOC105330318 gene encoding uncharacterized protein, giving the protein MKTLHEIFESGGQSSAPYNTALKVVVCGIGQVVQYRNASGDQRESVTVGFADQSMAAKGTLYDMTKKDTLRVGSTVMLMNSIIKKDMKTIVITNKSKVLKTSPLEDVPRERIQEGHALACPPPAETVEIKAVHTSPVKTLLTIRGQIISEEMERTVKVGGVDTSVRALRVKDESAVCKVTLWRDFAKRKTSVGSHIKLTDVAVQLFNDEKSLSTTSRTTLQEVESPEVNKTMTFIAFEWIDSEFLTLTADTEDFPEFSISKETLKIALQCTETEEVEECLLRKLPLRANINFKEREILQITVC; this is encoded by the exons ATGAAGACACTTCATGAAATCTTTGAAAGTGGAGGTCAGTCCAGTGCTCCATACAACACTGCCTTAAAAGTTGTCGTTTGCGGAATAGGACAGGTTGTGCAGTACAGAAATGCCAGTGGCGATCAAAGAGAATCAGTGACGGTTGGATTTGCTGACCAATCTATGGCAGCAAAGGGAACATTGTATGACATGACAAAGAAAGACACCTTAAGAGTTGGGTCCACAGTCATGCTCATGAACTCCATAATTAAAAAGGACATGAAAACTATTGTCATCACCAACAAGTCAAAAGTCTTGAAGACAAGTCCACTGGAAGATGTGCCAAGAGAGAGAATTCAAGAAGGCCATGCTTTGGCATGTCCTCCTCCTGCCGAGACAGTTGAGATCAAGGCAGTCCACACATCCCCAGTTAAGACTCTCTTGACAATCAGAGGGCAAATAATATCa GAAGAAATGGAGAGAACTGTTAAAGTAGGGGGTGTAGACACCTCTGTTCGTGCTCTAAGGGTGAAAGATGAGTCTGCTGTTTGTAAAGTGACCTTGTGGAGGGATTTCGCCAAGAGGAAAACCTCGGTAGGCAGCCATATCAAACTAACTGATGTGGCCGTCCAACTTTTCAATGATGAAAAGTCTTTGTCAACAACCTCCCGCACAACGTTACAG GAAGTGGAATCTCCAGAAGTTAACAAAACAATGACATTCATAGCATTTGAGTGGATTGATTCCGAATTCTTGACATTAACAGCTGACACAGAAGATTTCCCAGAGTTTTCCATCTCTAAGGAAACCTTAAAGATTGCACTACAATGTACAGAAACTGAAGAAGTTGAGGAATGTTTACTGAGAAAACTCCCTCTTCGTGCAAACATAAACTTTAAGGAACGAGAGATTCTGCAAATCACAGTGTGCTAA